One window of the Lactococcus lactis genome contains the following:
- a CDS encoding VIT1/CCC1 transporter family protein, giving the protein MKKQTMTIDEKLNSVRAGVLGSNDGILTVVGVLFSVSAASGSSFALLIASLANLISGAFSMASGEYASVSSQSDSEKVVVQEEKILLKKDFKNQKVAVKDFYIEKGISPETSAEIANELLARKPLETVLSVKYDIALGHYMNPWQAAGSSIISFTIGGLFPLLTMILVKGAWQFPATIFATMLAMALTGMISAKLSDGLVIKAILRNIIIGLLTIFIHYFIGRILG; this is encoded by the coding sequence ATGAAAAAACAAACAATGACAATAGATGAAAAATTAAATAGTGTTCGTGCGGGAGTCTTGGGTTCAAATGATGGAATTCTTACAGTTGTTGGTGTGCTCTTTTCGGTTTCCGCAGCTTCTGGAAGTAGCTTTGCTTTACTAATTGCTAGTTTGGCAAATTTGATTTCTGGTGCTTTTTCAATGGCTTCTGGTGAGTATGCAAGTGTCAGTTCTCAATCTGATAGTGAGAAAGTTGTGGTTCAAGAAGAAAAAATATTACTGAAAAAAGATTTTAAAAATCAAAAAGTAGCAGTGAAAGATTTTTATATTGAAAAAGGAATCAGTCCGGAAACTTCAGCAGAAATTGCTAATGAATTACTTGCTCGAAAACCTTTGGAAACTGTTCTGTCAGTAAAATATGATATTGCTTTAGGACATTATATGAATCCTTGGCAAGCAGCAGGTTCATCAATAATTTCATTTACGATTGGTGGACTTTTTCCTTTACTAACCATGATTTTAGTTAAGGGTGCTTGGCAATTTCCAGCAACAATTTTTGCAACAATGCTTGCAATGGCCTTAACTGGAATGATTAGTGCTAAGCTTTCTGATGGCTTGGTAATTAAAGCAATTCTTAGAAATATTATTATTGGTTTACTAACAATTTTTATCCATTATTTTATTGGTCGGATTTTAGGTTAA
- a CDS encoding class I SAM-dependent methyltransferase: protein MDDNTKELEQYWDEFSQEYEEIQNESLVDIGQQLKEFLVAEKLLPTSQFLDLAGGTGKYIPHFSNFTDSYHLVDLSAKMLEFAKNKSADSNKITFTHQEQNKFLKNTKENTYDFVFSAMNPALESKEALVELNRIANGNVGILRLIFDEDNLFSQVEQLYLPNQEQNKEAQMLLYKVWLEELGWEFKSKKFRFFLSEKVSSQFFSDYFSDELSNTELAALTQLFFSETEIREMERLVIFELLYWEKC from the coding sequence ATGGATGATAATACTAAAGAATTAGAACAATATTGGGATGAGTTTTCTCAAGAATATGAAGAAATTCAAAATGAAAGCTTGGTTGATATTGGTCAGCAATTAAAGGAATTTTTGGTGGCTGAAAAACTTTTACCAACAAGTCAATTTTTAGATTTAGCTGGTGGGACAGGCAAATATATTCCACACTTTTCAAATTTTACTGACAGCTATCATCTTGTTGATCTGTCAGCAAAAATGTTAGAATTTGCCAAGAATAAGTCAGCTGATTCAAATAAAATCACTTTTACGCATCAAGAACAAAATAAATTTTTAAAGAATACAAAAGAAAATACTTATGATTTTGTATTTTCAGCCATGAATCCTGCATTGGAGTCAAAAGAAGCCTTAGTAGAATTAAATCGGATTGCCAATGGAAATGTTGGAATTTTACGTTTGATTTTTGATGAGGATAATCTCTTTAGTCAGGTCGAACAATTGTATTTGCCTAATCAAGAACAGAATAAAGAAGCGCAGATGTTGCTTTATAAGGTATGGTTAGAGGAATTAGGCTGGGAATTTAAAAGTAAGAAATTTAGATTCTTTTTATCAGAAAAAGTAAGTTCACAGTTTTTCTCTGATTATTTCTCTGATGAGCTTTCAAATACAGAATTAGCGGCTTTGACGCAATTATTTTTTAGTGAAACAGAAATTCGAGAAATGGAAAGATTAGTGATATTTGAGTTGTTATATTGGGAAAAATGCTAG
- a CDS encoding MarR family winged helix-turn-helix transcriptional regulator, with translation MKLEKVSQLLYQLKIVNQEMTAKFEKSTGYSITRYQLMMILKCKGRCSQSQLQNELKIDSAAVTRHLKLLEEKNLVKRERNKENNREVFVEITDKAKNDLALCAKKHDDSLDASQQILNIGLSALEEEQLLELLTKLTQ, from the coding sequence ATGAAGCTTGAAAAAGTCAGCCAGTTACTCTATCAGCTCAAAATTGTAAATCAAGAAATGACGGCAAAATTTGAGAAGTCAACGGGTTATAGTATTACTCGTTATCAACTGATGATGATTTTAAAATGTAAAGGTCGTTGCTCTCAAAGTCAATTACAAAATGAATTAAAAATTGATAGTGCTGCTGTAACAAGACATTTAAAATTACTTGAAGAAAAAAATCTTGTCAAAAGAGAGCGCAATAAAGAAAATAATCGAGAAGTATTTGTCGAAATTACCGATAAAGCTAAAAATGATTTAGCACTTTGTGCAAAAAAACATGATGATTCTCTAGATGCAAGTCAACAAATATTAAATATTGGGCTCAGTGCTTTAGAAGAAGAACAACTTTTAGAACTACTCACAAAATTAACACAATGA
- a CDS encoding nitroreductase family protein, whose protein sequence is MNKNFKNNDFSDITFGRKSVRLYDENYKISHEEMLEMIQEATAAPSSVNMQPWRFIIAETEESKAKLKPLIRFNTRQNDTSSAMILIFGDMLNYELGEEIYDQAVAEGKMPQEVRDQQIGAIIPYYKSFSKQEMNDVVKIDSSLAAMQLMLVARAHGYETNPIGGFEKDQLAEAFDLDKERFVPVMILSIGKAVEEGYESVRMNADKITTFK, encoded by the coding sequence ATGAATAAGAACTTTAAAAATAACGATTTCTCAGATATTACTTTTGGTAGAAAATCTGTCAGACTTTATGATGAAAACTACAAAATTTCTCACGAAGAAATGCTTGAAATGATTCAAGAAGCAACAGCTGCACCTTCATCAGTAAATATGCAACCTTGGCGTTTTATCATTGCTGAAACCGAAGAATCAAAAGCAAAATTGAAACCTTTAATTCGCTTTAACACCCGGCAAAATGATACTTCATCAGCCATGATTTTAATTTTTGGTGACATGCTTAATTATGAATTAGGTGAAGAAATCTATGACCAAGCAGTTGCTGAAGGAAAAATGCCTCAGGAAGTCAGAGATCAACAAATTGGAGCAATTATTCCTTATTACAAGAGTTTTTCTAAACAAGAAATGAATGATGTTGTCAAAATTGACTCAAGTTTGGCAGCAATGCAATTGATGTTGGTGGCAAGAGCTCATGGTTACGAAACAAATCCAATTGGTGGTTTTGAAAAAGATCAATTAGCAGAAGCTTTCGATTTAGACAAAGAACGTTTTGTCCCAGTTATGATTTTGTCAATTGGTAAAGCCGTTGAAGAAGGTTATGAATCTGTCCGCATGAATGCTGATAAAATCACTACTTTTAAATAA
- a CDS encoding DUF1304 domain-containing protein, with protein sequence MTILTIILSLLVALEFFYIMYLETFATSSKTTSRVFNMGKEELERSSVQTLFKNQGIYNGLIGLGLIYAIFFSSAPLEIVRLLLIYIILVALYGSLTSNKKIILTQGDLAILALISSFF encoded by the coding sequence TTGACCATTTTAACAATTATTCTGTCGCTTTTGGTTGCTTTGGAATTTTTCTACATTATGTATTTAGAGACCTTTGCTACAAGCTCAAAAACAACCAGTCGTGTGTTTAATATGGGAAAAGAGGAGCTAGAACGTTCTTCAGTTCAAACGCTTTTTAAAAATCAAGGGATTTATAACGGTTTGATTGGTTTAGGATTAATTTATGCAATATTCTTTTCGTCAGCGCCACTTGAAATTGTTAGATTACTGCTTATTTATATTATTTTAGTGGCTTTGTATGGCTCTTTGACCAGTAATAAAAAGATTATTTTGACCCAAGGTGATTTAGCCATTTTAGCTCTAATTTCTTCATTTTTTTAA
- the trpE gene encoding anthranilate synthase component I: MRKIKEISADTMTPISVYLRLKGKNKVILESIPRENDQSRFSIIALNPVKLIKFTDGILSVNDEIISDENPMEFLEKLVCQPESTDENLDLPFTSGAIGYAGFDTYGIFEGIQPELKDSIGTPDMYFMLYESALIFDHKREKLIFIEDNTYSQRSEKELQNALSANIESLSLLTEAENELTELSKLNFVSNMSQELFEEKVTKAKELIRNGDMFQVVLSQRLTADFTDNPFNYYRKLRVENPSSYMYFMEFDNFHVIGSSPERLVAVHGNQVSTNPIAGTRKRGQNEFEDQALIEDLESDPKEVAEHKMLVDLGRNDIGKISKYGSIEVPVFMKVEKYRYVMHITSEVTGELRPEFTAMDALRATLPAGTLSGAPKHRAYQRIYEFETQKRGIYGGAIGYLTKNGNCDFAIAIRTMVLKDKKAHVQAGAGIVYDSVREHEYQETLNKAQGLLKVGQ; encoded by the coding sequence ATGAGAAAAATTAAAGAGATTTCAGCAGACACCATGACCCCAATTTCGGTTTATCTTCGCCTGAAAGGGAAGAATAAAGTAATTTTAGAATCCATTCCCAGAGAAAATGACCAATCACGTTTTTCAATTATTGCGTTAAATCCTGTGAAGCTCATCAAATTTACTGATGGAATTTTAAGCGTTAATGACGAAATCATTAGCGATGAAAATCCAATGGAATTTCTGGAAAAATTAGTTTGTCAGCCAGAAAGTACTGACGAAAATTTAGACTTGCCTTTTACAAGTGGAGCGATTGGATATGCTGGATTTGATACCTATGGTATTTTTGAAGGCATTCAACCTGAACTGAAAGATTCGATTGGAACCCCAGATATGTATTTTATGTTATACGAATCAGCTCTAATTTTTGACCACAAACGAGAAAAACTGATTTTTATTGAAGACAATACTTACAGTCAGCGTTCAGAAAAAGAGTTACAAAACGCGCTGTCAGCAAATATTGAGTCATTATCTTTACTGACAGAAGCAGAAAATGAACTGACAGAATTAAGTAAACTGAATTTCGTCAGCAATATGTCTCAAGAACTTTTTGAAGAAAAAGTTACTAAAGCAAAGGAACTTATCAGAAATGGTGACATGTTCCAAGTTGTTTTATCACAACGTTTAACAGCCGATTTTACTGACAACCCCTTTAATTATTACAGAAAGCTTCGGGTTGAAAATCCTTCATCGTATATGTACTTTATGGAATTCGATAATTTTCATGTCATTGGCAGCTCACCAGAGCGTTTGGTTGCTGTTCATGGAAATCAAGTTTCAACCAATCCAATTGCTGGAACAAGAAAACGCGGGCAAAATGAATTTGAAGACCAAGCTCTTATTGAAGATTTAGAAAGTGATCCCAAAGAAGTCGCTGAACACAAAATGCTTGTTGATTTAGGACGAAATGATATTGGTAAAATTTCCAAATATGGTTCAATCGAAGTTCCTGTTTTCATGAAAGTTGAGAAATATCGCTACGTCATGCATATTACAAGTGAAGTGACCGGCGAGCTTCGTCCTGAATTTACAGCTATGGATGCCTTACGCGCCACATTACCAGCGGGGACGCTATCAGGAGCACCGAAGCATCGAGCCTACCAAAGAATTTATGAATTTGAAACGCAAAAACGAGGAATTTATGGAGGAGCTATCGGTTATCTAACGAAAAATGGAAATTGTGATTTTGCAATTGCCATTCGGACAATGGTCTTGAAAGACAAGAAAGCACATGTTCAAGCAGGAGCCGGAATTGTTTACGATTCAGTACGCGAACATGAATATCAAGAAACCTTAAACAAAGCCCAAGGCTTATTGAAAGTTGGTCAATAA
- a CDS encoding aminodeoxychorismate/anthranilate synthase component II, which yields MILIIDNYDSFTYNLVQYVGALTDVAVVKNDDDSLENMAEKADALIFSPGPGWPADAGKMETLIQQFAGQKPILGICLGFQAIVEVFGGKLRLAHQVMHGKNSQVRQTSGNLLFNHLPSKFLVMRYHSIVMDEAVALPDFAITAVATDDGEIMAIENEKEQIYGLQFHPESIGTLDGMTMIENFVNQVNENKESSNEK from the coding sequence TTGATTTTAATAATAGATAATTACGATAGTTTCACTTACAACTTAGTGCAGTATGTAGGTGCTTTGACTGATGTAGCAGTTGTGAAAAATGACGATGATTCTTTGGAAAATATGGCAGAAAAAGCAGATGCCTTAATATTCTCACCAGGTCCTGGTTGGCCTGCGGATGCTGGAAAAATGGAAACACTTATTCAGCAATTTGCAGGTCAAAAACCAATTTTAGGAATATGTCTAGGTTTTCAAGCTATCGTTGAAGTTTTTGGTGGCAAACTTCGATTGGCACATCAAGTCATGCATGGCAAGAATTCACAAGTCCGTCAGACCTCAGGAAATTTACTTTTCAATCATCTTCCCTCAAAATTTCTAGTTATGCGCTATCATTCAATTGTCATGGATGAGGCAGTCGCTTTACCAGATTTTGCAATCACAGCAGTCGCGACAGATGATGGTGAAATTATGGCTATTGAAAATGAAAAAGAACAGATTTATGGATTACAATTTCACCCAGAATCCATTGGCACATTGGATGGTATGACCATGATTGAAAATTTTGTCAACCAAGTAAATGAAAACAAGGAGTCATCAAATGAAAAATGA
- the trpD gene encoding anthranilate phosphoribosyltransferase — protein sequence MKNELEKVMSGRDMTENEMNMLANSIIQGELSEVQIASFLVALKMKGEAASELTGLARALQKAAIPIPTNLTNAMDNCGTGGDRSFSFNISTTAAFVLAAGGVNMAKHGNRSITSKSGSADVLETLGINLYLPAEKLAQVFDKVGLVFLFAQNLHPAMKYFTPVRRQLEIPTIMNLTGPLINPISLETQLLGTSRPDLLELTANVLKGLGRKRALVITGEGGMDEATPFGLNHYALLENDKVTLHEFRASDVGISEVQLNDIRGGEAPENAEILKNVLENQPSAFLETTVLNAGLGFYANGKVDSIKSGVDLAREVISTGAALTKLHELQAEQIG from the coding sequence ATGAAAAATGAACTTGAAAAAGTGATGTCAGGTCGTGACATGACCGAAAATGAAATGAATATGCTTGCTAATTCAATTATCCAAGGTGAATTAAGCGAGGTCCAAATTGCCAGCTTTTTAGTAGCATTAAAAATGAAAGGTGAAGCAGCAAGCGAATTGACTGGTTTGGCTCGAGCTTTACAAAAAGCAGCGATTCCCATTCCAACAAATTTGACAAATGCGATGGACAATTGTGGAACAGGAGGCGACCGCTCATTCAGTTTTAATATTTCAACCACAGCCGCTTTTGTTTTAGCAGCTGGTGGAGTCAATATGGCAAAACACGGAAATCGCTCCATTACCAGTAAATCTGGCTCGGCAGACGTTCTTGAGACCTTAGGAATCAATCTTTATTTACCAGCAGAAAAGTTAGCTCAAGTTTTTGACAAAGTTGGTTTAGTTTTCCTTTTTGCTCAAAATCTCCACCCAGCGATGAAATACTTCACGCCAGTCCGCAGACAACTCGAAATTCCAACAATTATGAACTTGACTGGGCCACTAATCAATCCAATTTCACTTGAAACACAGTTGCTCGGGACTTCACGTCCTGATTTGCTTGAATTAACAGCAAATGTTTTGAAAGGCTTGGGCCGTAAGCGAGCATTAGTCATCACAGGTGAAGGCGGAATGGACGAAGCAACTCCCTTTGGACTTAATCATTACGCACTTTTAGAAAATGACAAAGTGACTTTGCATGAATTTAGAGCCTCAGACGTTGGTATTTCAGAAGTTCAACTCAATGATATTCGTGGAGGTGAAGCCCCAGAAAATGCTGAAATTTTAAAAAATGTCCTTGAAAATCAACCGTCAGCCTTTTTAGAAACGACCGTTTTAAATGCCGGACTTGGATTTTATGCCAATGGAAAAGTTGATTCCATTAAATCCGGAGTTGACCTTGCAAGAGAAGTAATTAGTACAGGAGCAGCTCTTACCAAGTTGCATGAATTACAAGCAGAACAAATTGGTTAA
- the trpC gene encoding indole-3-glycerol phosphate synthase TrpC has protein sequence MNIKKGKFLETILAEKRLEIAKMPEEQVGKVRQTYNFYDYLKEHSDQLQVIAEVKKASPSLGDINLEVDIVDQAKNYEQAGAAMISVLTDPVFFKGNIEYLREISENVQIPTLNKDFIIDKKQINRAVNAGATVILLIVAVFENQYPKLQNLYNYAISLGLEVLVETHNKAELEIAHQLGAKIIGVNNRNLKTFEVSLQNSVDLTPYFKEDSNYISESGIFSANEAQKVSDTFNGILVGTALMQSENLEKSLKDLKVKRKTNEN, from the coding sequence ATGAACATAAAAAAAGGAAAATTTCTAGAAACAATCCTAGCAGAAAAACGACTTGAAATTGCTAAAATGCCAGAAGAACAAGTAGGAAAAGTTCGTCAAACATACAATTTTTATGATTACTTAAAAGAACATTCCGACCAGCTTCAAGTGATTGCCGAAGTCAAAAAAGCTTCGCCCAGTCTAGGTGATATTAACTTAGAAGTGGATATCGTTGACCAAGCCAAAAATTACGAACAAGCCGGTGCCGCTATGATTTCCGTCTTAACTGACCCTGTATTTTTTAAAGGAAATATTGAATATCTCCGTGAAATTTCAGAAAATGTCCAAATCCCCACCTTGAACAAGGATTTTATCATCGATAAAAAACAAATCAATCGGGCAGTTAATGCGGGAGCAACAGTTATTTTACTCATTGTCGCAGTTTTTGAAAATCAATACCCCAAACTCCAAAACCTCTACAACTACGCAATTTCACTAGGACTTGAAGTTCTTGTTGAAACACATAATAAAGCAGAACTTGAGATTGCTCATCAGCTTGGAGCTAAAATTATTGGAGTTAATAATCGTAATTTAAAAACCTTTGAAGTGAGCTTACAAAATTCAGTAGATTTGACACCCTACTTTAAAGAAGACAGTAACTACATTTCCGAATCAGGCATTTTTAGCGCAAACGAAGCCCAAAAAGTTTCCGATACTTTCAATGGAATATTGGTTGGAACAGCACTCATGCAATCAGAAAATCTAGAAAAATCTTTGAAAGATTTAAAAGTCAAGAGGAAAACGAATGAAAATTAA
- a CDS encoding phosphoribosylanthranilate isomerase produces MKIKICGLSTKEAVDTAVESGVTHLGFILSPSKRQVAPEKILQITNDVPKTVKKVGVFVDEPINFVKKAIQVAQLDLVQLHGNEDMNYINQLDVSVIKAIRPDQEFKEYEDVILLFDSPQAGSGQAFDWDSLVTSGLKNKFFIAGGLNPENVAAAIQHFPNAYGVDVSSGVETDGIKNLTKIKNFVQNASLASSKQLFIEFLRITKKLNENKIIPYLMGSLAVEQIINFPTNPDDIDIQLKKPDFENFEQLTSLMEELGYQLIDLHEHKFEKASINVGFASVETLKNYAGVDYLTIQQERMENGEKYHLPNVEQSLKIYQAAKRDEWRGGKQKDSFILDKLIKEQKRNDNE; encoded by the coding sequence ATGAAAATTAAAATCTGTGGCTTATCTACAAAAGAAGCTGTTGATACAGCCGTAGAATCTGGTGTCACACATCTCGGTTTTATTCTTAGTCCCTCAAAACGCCAAGTTGCACCAGAAAAAATTCTTCAAATCACAAACGATGTCCCAAAAACAGTCAAAAAAGTAGGAGTTTTTGTTGATGAACCTATTAATTTTGTAAAAAAAGCTATTCAAGTTGCTCAACTTGATCTGGTTCAGCTTCACGGAAATGAAGATATGAATTACATTAATCAACTAGATGTTTCGGTTATTAAAGCAATAAGGCCAGACCAAGAATTTAAAGAATACGAAGATGTAATTTTATTATTTGATAGTCCACAAGCTGGAAGTGGTCAAGCATTTGATTGGGACTCTTTGGTGACCAGCGGTCTGAAAAATAAATTTTTCATCGCTGGTGGACTTAATCCAGAAAATGTAGCAGCTGCTATTCAACATTTTCCAAATGCCTACGGTGTGGATGTTTCTTCTGGAGTAGAAACTGACGGAATTAAAAACCTTACAAAAATAAAAAACTTTGTTCAAAATGCAAGCCTTGCCTCATCAAAGCAATTATTTATAGAATTTTTAAGAATCACAAAAAAGCTAAATGAAAATAAGATTATCCCTTATTTAATGGGAAGTTTAGCAGTTGAGCAAATAATCAATTTTCCAACAAATCCTGATGACATTGATATTCAACTCAAAAAGCCTGATTTTGAAAATTTTGAGCAATTAACAAGTTTAATGGAAGAATTAGGTTATCAGCTCATTGACTTACATGAGCATAAATTTGAAAAAGCTAGCATTAATGTTGGCTTTGCAAGTGTGGAGACCCTTAAAAACTATGCCGGGGTTGACTATTTGACCATTCAACAAGAAAGAATGGAAAATGGCGAAAAATATCATCTTCCAAATGTTGAACAATCCCTTAAAATCTATCAGGCAGCAAAACGAGATGAGTGGCGAGGAGGGAAGCAAAAAGATTCCTTTATTTTAGATAAGTTAATAAAGGAACAGAAGAGGAATGACAATGAATGA
- a CDS encoding GNAT family N-acetyltransferase: MNDNLIEEGVEIRNGLIIKSIQKEDILELWQISYGPKSDLHWMSFNAPYFEEPILSWEEFSRKISLKINQPNVALIIFQNRIIGMLSAYWEDGKLQKWLEFGIVIYDSKLWGRGIGQDALSFWLKHLFETYPKIQHIGFTTWSGNQGMMRLGEKSGLKLEGQIRKVRYWQETWYDSIKYGILREELKK, translated from the coding sequence ATGAATGATAATCTTATTGAAGAGGGTGTAGAGATTCGAAATGGTCTCATTATTAAGTCAATTCAAAAAGAAGATATATTAGAGCTTTGGCAAATTAGTTATGGACCTAAATCTGATTTACATTGGATGTCTTTCAACGCTCCCTATTTTGAGGAGCCAATCCTGAGTTGGGAAGAATTTTCAAGAAAAATATCTCTTAAAATAAATCAACCAAATGTTGCACTTATTATCTTTCAAAATCGAATCATTGGAATGCTGTCAGCTTATTGGGAAGACGGTAAATTACAAAAATGGCTTGAGTTTGGTATAGTGATTTATGATAGTAAATTGTGGGGACGTGGAATTGGACAGGATGCCTTATCTTTTTGGTTGAAGCACCTTTTTGAAACTTATCCGAAGATTCAGCACATAGGATTTACAACTTGGTCAGGAAATCAAGGAATGATGAGACTAGGAGAAAAAAGTGGTCTAAAACTTGAAGGGCAAATCAGAAAAGTTAGATATTGGCAAGAAACTTGGTATGATTCAATAAAATATGGAATTTTAAGAGAAGAACTAAAAAAATAA
- the trpB gene encoding tryptophan synthase subunit beta yields the protein MTYNQPNNKGFYGQFGGQFVPETLMTAVKQLEEAYVDSKKDPLFQAELKELLKDYVGRENPLYYAKRLTEYAGGAKIYLKREDLNHTGAHKINNALGQVLLAKKMGKNKVIAETGAGQHGVATATAAALFGMECTIYMGEEDVKRQSLNVFRMELLGAKVHSVTDGSRVLKDAVNAALRAWVAQVEDTHYVMGSVLGPHPFPQIVRDYQAVIGQEARAQFLEKENKLPDALVACVGGGSNSMGLFYPFVNDESVAMYGVEAAGLGIDTPHHAATITKGRPGVLHGTLMDVLQDENGQILEAFSISAGLDYPGIGPEHSYFNAVGRAKYVDITDEEALEGFKILSRTEGIIPALESSHAIAYAVKLAKELGADKSMIVCLSGRGDKDVVQVKERLEAEKEVKK from the coding sequence ATGACCTACAACCAACCTAACAACAAAGGATTTTACGGCCAATTCGGGGGCCAATTCGTACCTGAGACACTAATGACAGCAGTAAAACAATTAGAAGAAGCCTACGTAGATAGTAAAAAAGACCCTCTCTTTCAAGCAGAACTTAAAGAATTACTTAAAGACTATGTTGGACGAGAAAACCCACTCTATTATGCAAAACGCTTAACAGAATATGCGGGCGGAGCAAAAATTTATCTTAAAAGAGAAGACCTAAACCATACAGGAGCACACAAAATTAACAATGCCCTCGGACAAGTCCTCCTTGCCAAAAAAATGGGAAAAAATAAAGTCATTGCTGAAACAGGGGCAGGCCAACACGGTGTCGCAACCGCAACCGCTGCTGCCCTCTTTGGCATGGAATGTACGATTTATATGGGTGAAGAAGACGTTAAAAGACAATCTCTCAATGTCTTTCGCATGGAATTACTCGGGGCAAAAGTTCATTCAGTAACTGATGGTTCACGCGTACTTAAAGATGCGGTTAATGCAGCACTTAGAGCATGGGTTGCTCAAGTTGAAGATACGCATTATGTAATGGGCTCAGTTCTTGGACCACATCCATTTCCACAAATTGTGCGTGATTATCAAGCTGTTATTGGACAAGAAGCGCGTGCCCAATTTTTAGAAAAAGAAAATAAACTTCCAGATGCTTTAGTAGCTTGTGTCGGTGGAGGTTCAAATTCGATGGGACTTTTTTATCCCTTCGTTAATGATGAATCAGTTGCAATGTATGGTGTCGAAGCTGCTGGTCTTGGTATTGATACGCCACATCATGCGGCAACAATTACTAAAGGCCGCCCCGGTGTTCTTCACGGAACACTCATGGATGTCCTTCAAGATGAAAATGGTCAAATCTTAGAAGCCTTTAGTATTTCAGCCGGTTTAGACTATCCAGGAATCGGACCAGAACACTCTTATTTCAATGCTGTTGGACGAGCAAAATATGTTGATATTACAGATGAAGAAGCACTTGAAGGTTTTAAAATCTTATCTAGAACTGAAGGAATTATCCCAGCACTAGAAAGTTCTCATGCTATCGCCTATGCAGTCAAATTAGCAAAAGAATTAGGAGCAGATAAATCAATGATTGTTTGTCTTTCAGGACGTGGAGATAAGGATGTGGTTCAAGTTAAAGAACGACTTGAAGCAGAAAAAGAGGTGAAAAAATGA
- the trpA gene encoding tryptophan synthase subunit alpha: MKTLQMTLSNKKNNFIPYMMAGDHEKGLEGLKETIQLLEQAGSSAIEIGVPFSDPVADGPVIEQAGLRALARNVSLSSILETLKTIDTKVPLVIMTYFNPVYQFGIEKFVAALEETPVKGLIIPDLPKEHEDYIKPFINDKDICLVPLVSLTTPLSRQKELVADAEGFIYAVAINGVTGKENAYSNQLDQHLKALSSLTDIPVLTGFGISTLSDVDRFNKVSSGVIVGSKIVRDLHEGKENEVIKFIENAINF, encoded by the coding sequence ATGAAAACTTTACAAATGACTTTAAGCAATAAAAAAAATAATTTTATTCCTTATATGATGGCTGGCGACCATGAAAAAGGCTTAGAAGGTCTTAAAGAAACCATTCAACTGCTTGAACAAGCCGGGAGCTCCGCTATTGAAATTGGCGTTCCATTTTCAGATCCGGTTGCTGATGGTCCAGTCATCGAACAAGCAGGTTTGCGTGCTTTAGCAAGAAATGTATCACTTTCAAGTATTCTTGAAACCTTAAAAACAATTGATACAAAAGTTCCTCTAGTAATTATGACCTATTTCAATCCCGTTTATCAGTTTGGAATTGAAAAGTTTGTTGCAGCTCTTGAAGAAACACCAGTTAAAGGCCTTATCATTCCTGATTTGCCTAAAGAGCATGAGGACTATATCAAACCCTTTATCAATGATAAAGATATCTGTTTAGTTCCTCTGGTCTCATTAACCACGCCACTTTCTCGGCAAAAAGAACTTGTAGCCGATGCTGAAGGATTTATCTATGCCGTTGCAATAAATGGAGTAACTGGGAAAGAAAATGCTTATAGTAACCAGCTTGACCAACATTTAAAAGCGTTGTCTTCATTAACGGATATTCCTGTTTTGACAGGATTTGGAATTTCTACATTATCTGATGTGGACCGTTTTAATAAAGTGTCCTCAGGAGTTATTGTTGGTTCAAAAATTGTTCGTGATTTACATGAAGGTAAAGAAAACGAAGTTATTAAATTTATTGAAAACGCAATCAATTTTTAA